From Panthera tigris isolate Pti1 chromosome B4, P.tigris_Pti1_mat1.1, whole genome shotgun sequence:
tctccctctccctctccctctccctctccctctccctctccctctccctctccctctccctctccctctccctctccgtctccgtctccctctctccccctctcccccttcctccctccctccccctctttggccctctcccttgcttgtgtgtgtgtatgcattctctctctccaaaattaaaaaaaaaaaaaaaatgaggatgggAGCACCTGGTTAGCTTAGtacgttaagcatccaactcttgattcatggttcatgagatcaagccccgcattggtctgtctgctgttagcacagagtttgcttcagatcctctgtcccctgccccttggcccctcccctgcttgtgctatctctctctcaaaaaataaacattaaaaaaaaaaaaatgaggatgagGAGCCATCCACATGGTAATGGAACAGATAAAGGTTTTTCTGCATTGTGGTAGCATTGCAACCTAGGTTTCCCCTGGTGCTGTTAATTTCAGATCTGCTTAAGAGCAAAGGCAATCTGAGGGGTTAGTCCAGAGGCTCATCCGTCATGGCTGGCCCAGAGGACCCCATGTTCTTTCCAATCCCCAAGGAGTGGGAAAAGAGTAGGGGGAATGTAGGGGAAAGGTTGAGTAATTATCAAGGCCCTTTCTAGAAATCCTGACTCTGCTGGTACTGACCCAGGAATGCTAATGGGCATGATTGACTTGAGTACACAAGGAGTGAAGAATGTGATGAGGGGAGGAACTCTGTGGACCAGCGAGGAATCTGCTTGTAGCTGGCTGGATGGAAACTGTGGTCCACacaaaagcacagagaaggaaaggcaaGGCTGTGGAATTATATTTTATGAGCTGGTTCTCACTAGTAATATCCCCTTTTCCAGCCTTGCCAGAACTTAAGGTTTATGTATAACTCTTCTGGCTTTTTAGAGGCAGGACGATTCTTAACCAGCTTTTGTTTCATACCAGTTGATGAGGTTTTCCTTGGTTTAGCTTCTGCCAAATTTGGAGTAGATTATAGGAGTTTGGGCTGGCAAAAGAATATTAGGATTATCATGGAATAAACCAGGGAAGATGATGAGAGACCACAGGATTTAGGAAGACTAAGCTAAAACATAGACTCGGGAAGATGAGGATCAAAGTGGAACAAAAATACGTCCCCTTCATTTCACACCTGTGGTTAAGTAGAGAGAAGGAGGTCTGAAGAGTCATCATCCTATTTGGGATTTCGTGTAACTGGTTCCCTTTTTGAGGGAATATACTACTTTACAAAAAATATGGTTGATTTCCTGAAATTCAAGTTTGATTGTCTTTAACTAGATGAAAAGACATGtgatccttaaaaattaaaatgttaatctaTTTTAGGCACTGTagtgaataacaaaaaaaatccctataCTTGTGGAGCCTACATTTTGGTGGGAGagacataaaagacaaaataaataagatatataacATGCCATAACAGGGTAAGTCCTTTAGAGAAAAGTAAGGTAAGGATTATAAGTGTGTGTTAGGGGTGTGGGGGTTGGCTACAGTTTTAAATAGAGTGTTCAGGTGATTTCTCAGCAATAGAGTGGTCAGAAGGTGATGAGTCAAAAGACCTGAAAGCAGGAGTGCTGAAGCAGACTATTTGGAAATCTAGatgaagggcattccaggcagaaggaagagcatAGACAAAGGTTCTGAGGTAGGAGTTTGAGATATGTTTGAGGAAATGGAGGGAAGCCAACATGACGAGCAGAATGAAAGGTGGTGAAAATCGTAGATAGTGGGGACTTCACTGTAAACACTTTGGTTTCACTGTGACTTGGGAGATCATTTGAGGTAAGCCTTGGGAGGATAAACTGGGGGGTTTTGAGCAGAAGAGGGACTTgacctgccctgccctgtgttTTAACAGGACCGCTTTGGCTGTGTTGAGAATAGACCATGGAGGAACAAGAGCAAAAGCAGGGGGACCAATGGGACTTTTCAGGAACCCAAGTGAGAGGTGGTGGTGGCTTGGCCCTGAGTGTGACTTATATGGCATTAGTGAGACATACTCAAATTCTCGGTATGTTTTGAAGAACCAATAGGATTTGTTGACAGAGCAGGTGTGAGGTGTGTGAGAAAGAGCAGTCAAGCATGACTCCATGGGTTTTGACCTGGGAGGGGCCGGGGAAGGAGCAgtctgaggggaggggaggcggcggaaaataaaaattctgttttcaacATGGAAAATTTGAGACCTCCAAGTAGAGATGTCGACGTGCAGTAAAATATATGGGTCTGGAGTTAAAGAGAGCTAGAGATGTGGGAATTAGCGCACAGGTGGTGTTGAAAGCTGTGGACTGAATGAGAACAGCAAGAGGCGGGGTGAAGACACCCTGGACTGAGCCCTGGGGACTCCAGTGTTCACAGGTCAGAGAcaggaggaagcagcagcagcgGAGTCTGAGAAGGAGGAGCCAGTGAGGCTGGAGGAAAATGAGGAGAGTCCTGGAAGCCAAATGAGGGAAGTAAAaagtccgggggggggggtggggggggggagcgacCAAATCTGCTGATGAGGATGGGAAATTGGAATTCGCGGTGTGGAGGAGACCTTGACAAGAGAAGGCTCAGCTGAAAGGTGGGCTCCAAAACTAGGGAGGATTGAAAACAGGATGGGAGAAAAGGGACTGGATACATAGCATTTAGATaacactttccatttttttttttttttctgaatacaaATGCAGAGCAAGAGGTTATTATGGATTAGCATGAAGAGaggttttgtttgcctttttttttgtttttgtgtacagTTAGTATTAAGATGGCAGGAAttgcccctgccccaccagctGGGTTAGATTGTAGGGCCAGGATGGCGGGCAGAGCTGGTTCCAGGCCCGTGCTCTGCCTGCCTGGGAGCCCTACCAGAATATCCTGTCTTCCGCGGTAGGAGCTGTGGCAACATGCTGTTGTTGGATGGTGTCATCCAGTGTACAGAGGAAGGAGTTCTCCTACCAGGAGATGGCAGCCAGCCTGCGCCTCCCCTGCAGCCATCCCAGCCCATGCCAGGTGCTGACCATTGCGTGTGGGGATGGGGGTGCCCTGCAGGCTGTGGTGAAGCGTTCCTCTGGGGAGTCCGTGGTCCGGTGTGAGATTGACGAGGATGTCATTCAGGTCTCTAAGAAGTTCCTGCTGGGCCTGGCCATGGGCTCCTCCAGCGCCAAGCTGACCCTATACATGGGCGACGGTTTTGAGTTCATGGAACAGAACCAGGGCGCCGTCAGTGTTATCCTCACAGACTCCTCAGACCCCATAGGCCCTGCCGAGAGTCTCTTCAAGGAATCCTATTACCTGGACCTCATCGAGGAGATGCGGCAGTTCTGTAGGTCACTCTTCCCTGTGGTGGCCTATGCTTACTGCACTGTCCCCACCTTCCCCAGTGGccaggcaggcttcatgctgggcaGCAAAAATCTGAGCACCAACTTCTGGAAGGCCGTGCAGCAGCTGACACAGAAGCAGGTAGAACAGATGCAGCTGAAATACTACAACTGTGATGTGCACCAGGCAGCCTTTGTCCTGCCCGAGTGTGCTGCCGAGACCCAGGATGATGTAAGCTGAGCCCAGGTGCCACTGCCCAGGACATTGGGCCAGGGAGCCTCCAGGACTCCTGGGCATGACCAAACCCTTTTGCCCTGCCTGTGTGCCCACCAAGCAAGTGTTATAAGCCCCAGAATGCTGCCCGATGGGCGCGGCTGGGCGGACAGTCTCTCAATGTGGTGTTCAGCCTCCAGGCTTATACCAGCTGTGTatagccaaaaacaaacaaacaaactacaggAATTACTGTTTGTAAGGTGATGGGAATAATCCAGTAGGGAGAGAAAACCTGACGATGCAGGAGTGAGAAGGAAAAATTTCTGGAATGACATCCTTgagaaggcaagaaaggagtggAATCTGGTCCAGAAGTGGAGAGGTTGGACACCCTTCATGGCCGTAGAGACCATTCATTCTTATAAAAACACCATATGGGGACCCAGGTGGAATTAGTTCAGTAGTTTCACTGGTAGgatattgttgttttttcttgattGCTTCTTGTTTACCCGTGAAATGAGAAGCAAGACATTAGCTAAGattgaggaaggaagagaggaagagacctggagagagaggagaaggtgtGACACAGTCATCTGAGAGTGAAtgttctgggaaatgtagtaTAATTTCCTGGCAGCACTGAGAGCCCACTTGAGGTTGCTGGTCATGATGAGTGCGTGCTTTTCCCATTCAAGTCCAGCTTTGGGGAACAGGTGTACAGTAGGCAACGAGTTTGATTTCACCAACTTGGGGGTTTCTCCCAAGTCAGTTCAGTGAAGCAAGACAAGGCTAAGAGAGTTTCAGGGTGTTTGCAAGAGAGCAGAGGACCAGGGACAGGAGCAGGGTGAGACAATAGGATCAGGAGAGTTAGACCTTAGTGGGGCTTGATAATTTTTGCAGTTGGGGTATTGGAGAGAGTAAACTGGCAAAATAGGAAGTGTTGGTTGGAGAATCCAGTCTTTCTCACTGAGGAAGGAATTACAATAACCAGTACAGACAAGGTCTGGGATATGAGCATTGGAATGAGGGGCTGGGGCAATGTGGAGTTGCAAGGACAGGGTGGTGGAAGGATCACATGTGCATGTGGAAATCCCCAAGAATTATGTCAGGAGAGATGTCTTGGAGAGGTTAACAGTGAGCCAGGGCTTAAATCTTTAAGGAATGAGGGGTAGTGACTCAGGAATGAGTAGATGGCTGCCAAATGAGATGACCAGAGGTAGGAGAGCAATCTGAAGAGGGGCAGGctaaaaaccaagaaacagatggAAGTGGTGAGTAGCTTTAGGGATTCAGTCATATCAGGATTTCTCACCCTCAGTACCAAATTTTGGGCTGGATTTCTCTATGTTGTGGGGGCTGTCTGTGCATCGTAGGCATTGTAGGGTGTttacagcatccctggcctctacccatgaGATGCCAGGGTTCTTTCCCCACCTGTGACAACCAAATATGCCCAGACATTGTTAAATGTCCCTGGGGGCAAAATTGCCCTCATTTAAGAACCAGTGAGTTAGATGAATACTGAAAAAGCATTGGGGTCCCTGGTGTCCTTCCCTAAAGCTCTTTCTAGGGAGTGCTGGGAATGCCATTCTAATCCAGATTAGAGCAGATTATGCAATGAGcaggagaagaaacaaagtaCCTCTCTTTCTAGGAGTTTGACTGTGAAGGGCTGGAGGATGAGAGCGCAGTAAGCAGAGGAGACTCTGGAGAACCAGAGATGATTTCCTTCTGTGGGTCAGATGGAGCCGTAAACAGATTTAAATATTGATAAGAAGGGTCCATGTGAGGAGAACAACTGACCTAGAGAAAAGAGCGGTCTGAAATGGGCTGTGGAATGGTTTGTAGATGTGGAGGAGTCAACGTTCGATCAGAGGAGCGGCATCTCCAAAGATCCAGGAGCAGCAGGTGGATGCTGCTGGTTTATGATTTgttggagagaagcagagggagttCTCATCCAACAGCTTCCGTTTTCAGCTGCTGAGAGTGAAGAGAA
This genomic window contains:
- the LOC122240181 gene encoding LOW QUALITY PROTEIN: spermidine synthase-like (The sequence of the model RefSeq protein was modified relative to this genomic sequence to represent the inferred CDS: inserted 2 bases in 1 codon); amino-acid sequence: MEEQEQKQGDQWDFSGTQIVGPGWRAELVPGPCSACLGALPEYPVFRGRSCGNMLLLDGVIQCTEEXEFSYQEMAASLRLPCSHPSPCQVLTIACGDGGALQAVVKRSSGESVVRCEIDEDVIQVSKKFLLGLAMGSSSAKLTLYMGDGFEFMEQNQGAVSVILTDSSDPIGPAESLFKESYYLDLIEEMRQFCRSLFPVVAYAYCTVPTFPSGQAGFMLGSKNLSTNFWKAVQQLTQKQVEQMQLKYYNCDVHQAAFVLPECAAETQDDVS